A region from the Vicia villosa cultivar HV-30 ecotype Madison, WI linkage group LG3, Vvil1.0, whole genome shotgun sequence genome encodes:
- the LOC131658055 gene encoding uncharacterized protein LOC131658055 — protein sequence MQWNPPADSSWILKQILNRRAAIDDNQQWEQTLQFDKFNTGKHYQLIRGGREQVTWKKVLFHNNARPRAKFHLWLVLVGRILTKDRLTKFGIITDKGCCFCQEDETIDHLYFGCRYIERIWRTILTWMGYNRIGELWNAEQEWIIREANKKGWRRQLLKTALAETAHMIWKVRNEAIFHQKLPDEDVVKQIHYIVAIRGNMLKSLSNHINR from the coding sequence ATGCAATGGAATCCCCCTGCAGATAGCTCATGGATCCTTAAGCAAATTTTGAATAGAAGAGCTGCAATTGACGACAATCAGCAATGGGAACAAACTCTACAATTCGACAAGTTCAATACTGGGAAGCACTACCAATTGATTAGAGGTGGTAGAGAACAAGTCACTTGGAAGAAAGTCCTTTTTCATAACAATGCGAGACCGCGTGCAAAGTTCCATCTTTGGCTAGTGCTTGTGGGGAGAATTCTCACTAAGGATAGGCTTACCAAATTTGGCATAATAACTGATAAAGGTTGTTGTTTTTGTCAAGAGGATGAAACAATTGATCACCTTTACTTTGGCTGTAGGTACATAGAGCGGATTTGGCGGACAATCTTGACTTGGATGGGCTATAACAGAATTGGTGAACTGTGGAATGCTGAACAGGAGTGGATTATAAGAGAAGCAAATAAGAAAGGTTGGAGAAGACAGTTGTTGAAAACTGCTTTAGCAGAAACTGCTCATATGATTTGGAAAGTGAGGAATGAAGCCATATTCCATCAAAAGCTACCTGATGAAGATGTAGTGAAGCAAATCCATTATATTGTGGCTATTAGAGGCAATATGTTAAAGAGTCTTAGCAATCATATAAATAGATGA
- the LOC131655732 gene encoding sulfate transporter 2.1-like: MTSSTVDTCKSEDLQVDIEKNLPQDVRSQWILNAPEPPSPWHVAADSVRKTVSNFRGKVSSLSDRSCGTVLLSALQVVFPILVWGRSYTAAKFRKDFLAGLTIASLCIPQSIGYATLANLAPQYGLYTSVVPPLIYSVMGTSREIAIGPVAVVSLLLSSMVQKLVDPSTDPVGYTKLIFLTTLFAGIFQTSFGLFRLGFLVDFLSHAAIVGFVAGAAIVIGLQQLKGLFGITHFTTKTDIISVLKAVWEAFHNPWNPHNFILGGCFLAFILTTRFLGKRKKNLFWLASIAPLVSIVLSTLVVYLTRADKNGVKIVKHVKGGLNPISINQLDFNSPHVVDVAKIGLVVAVVALTESVAVGRSFASIKGYQLDGNKEMMSIGFTNIIGSLTSCYVATGSFSRTAVNYAAGCESLISNIVMAVTVMISLQFLTNLLYYTPIAIIASVILSALPGLIDITEAYKIWKVDKLDFLACIGAFFGVLFASVEIGLLVAVVISFTKIILISIRPSTETLGKLPGTDLFCDVDQYPMAIQIPGVIIIRMKSALLCFANANFVKERIIKWVTPKESEDDKGNSKSTIQLVILDTSNLVNIDTSGIASLEELYKNLSSHGKQLAIVNPRWQVIHKLKVSKFIDKIGGRVYLTVEEAVVAGCKSNQF, translated from the exons ATGACATCTTCAACAGTCGATACCTGCAAATCCGAGGATTTGCAGGTTGACATTGAGAAGAACTTGCCACAGGATGTAAGGTCTCAGTGGATTCTTAATGCTCCTGAGCCTCCAAGTCCTTGGCATGTAGCTGCAGATTCTGTGAGGAAAACAGTTTCTAATTTTAGAGGCAAAGTTTCCTCTCTAAGTGATCGATCTTGCGGTACAGTCCTACTTTCAGCTTTGCAGGTTGTTTTTCCTATTCTTGTTTGGGGCAGAAGCTACACTGCTGCTAAGTTTAGGAAGGATTTTCTTGCTGGACTCACTATTGCTAGCCTATGTATTCCACAG AGCATAGGATATGCAACATTAGCAAACCTTGCTCCTCAATATGGACTTT ATACGAGTGTTGTTCCGCCGCTGATCTACTCTGTAATGGGAACTTCGCGAGAGATAGCAATTGGTCCTGTGGCAGTGGTTTCGCTGTTGTTATCATCAATGGTACAGAAGCTAGTAGATCCTTCTACTGATCCAGTTGGTTACACAAAGCTTATTTTTCTTACAACTCTCTTTGCTGGTATCTTTCAAACTTCATTTGGACTATTCAG GTTGGGTTTCCTTGTGGATTTTCTGTCACATGCTGCAATTGTTGGATTTGTAGCAGGAGCTGCAATTGTGATTGGGCTTCAACAGTTGAAGGGACTGTTTGGAATCACTCATTTTACAACCAAAACAGACATAATCTCTGTCTTGAAAGCTGTTTGGGAAGCATTTCATAATCCT TGGAACCCTCATAATTTTATCCTGGGAGGATGTTTCTTGGCGTTTATCCTAACAACTAGATTTCTG GGTAAAAGGAAGAAGAATCTGTTCTGGTTGGCATCAATTGCACCACTTGTATCTATTGTACTCTCAACTCTAGTTGTTTATCTAACTCGAGCGGATAAAAATGGCGTAAAAATTGTGAAACATGTCAAAGGAGGACTCAATCCAATCTCCATCAATCAGTTAGACTTTAACAGTCCACATGTTGTTGATGTTGCCAAAATTGGACTCGTTGTCGCTGTTGTTGCTCTTACC GAATCTGTTGCTGTTGGACGATCTTTTGCGTCAATCAAAGGATACCAGCTCGACGGAAACAAAGAGATGATGTCAATAGGCTTCACAAACATCATAGGATCTCTCACCTCATGTTATGTTGCAACTG GTTCATTCTCTCGAACCGCGGTTAATTACGCTGCTGGATGTGAAAGTTTAATATCAAACATTGTGATGGCAGTTACAGTGATGATATCACTGCAGTTTTTGACAAATCTATTGTATTATACACCAATTGCTATCATTGCATCAGTGATCCTCTCTGCTCTACCAGGACTCATAGACATAACTGAAGCATACAAAATTTGGAAAGTTGATAAACTTGACTTTCTTGCTTGCATTGGAGCCTTCTTTGGTGTACTCTTTGCTTCCGTCGAGATTGGTCTTCTAGTCGCG GTGGTAATATCTTTTACAAAGATAATTCTGATATCGATTCGACCAAGCACAGAAACTTTAGGAAAACTTCCAGGAACTGATTTATTCTGTGATGTTGATCAGTATCCTATGGCAATTCAGATTCCTGGTGTTATCATAATACGTATGAAATCCGCGTTGCTTTGTTTCGCGAATGCCAACTTCGTTAAAGAAag AATCATCAAATGGGTTACTCcgaaagaatcagaagatgacaAGGGAAATTCAAAGAGTACAATTCAACTCGTAATTCTTGACACCTCGA ATTTGGTGAATATTGACACTTCTGGAATTGCTTCTTTGGAGGAACTGTACAAGAATTTGTCTTCACATGGGAAACAG TTGGCGATTGTGAATCCGAGGTGGCAAGTTATACACAAGCTGAAGGTGTCGAAGTTTATCGACAAAATAGGTGGGAGAGTTTATCTGACTGTTGAAGAAGCTGTTGTTGCAGGATGCAAGAGTAACCAGTTCTGA